In a single window of the Methanolobus psychrophilus R15 genome:
- a CDS encoding KP-43 peptidase, with protein sequence MLLLIIPIAGGDESGTYENDNANIILLKAGPIHTDIVPTANDQEIEEAPAASIASYSISTTETDDNCESYYIVQFNGPVLEEWKGELAGTGAVLFDYVPNNAFVVRMDPAQKEQVDSLDFVKWTGEYRASYKHQINTGKVATLSMSPSSYDAADLIVLLFDENENRNILGKIISLDADIVESSPRILRVRIARDRINDLAAIEGICWIEEYAVPVVFNDVAAGIVNVNPVHENYGLNGTGQIVAVCDTGLDTGVNDEFIHEDIRGRILNIFDLVGDGAGDQHGHGTHVTGSVLGNGALSGGQYKGMAHEALLVFQAAGTAGGELTGIPADLNVLFQQAYDEGARIHTNSWGYTYDDGNYSLNSWQVDTFMWNNPDMLILFSAGNQGKDLYQKYGVIDPDSITPPATAKNCLTVGASENYRPTLTNTYGSQWSFTVNPLYSDLIANNTEGIAAFSSRGPTDDGRIKPDLVAPGTQIISIRSSLTGTGHIRMSGTSMATPLVAGAAALARQYYTEIEDLSSPSAALIKATLINGAHDMTPGQYGTGNYQEIEGRPDYSQGWGRVDVENSLFPEYPKVTAYHDRNAGLVTSQSWNTDYDYIKDGEPLRATLVWTDYPGSPASGKALVNNLDLSVTGPEATYQGNGAPESLNNIEAVELESTSPGSYQFTVTGENIPQGPQPFALVLSFTCDNNLFPAHDSYTSDIMTIIATDVVHPGGVNLSSISMEVNGSPVSYTNSVINGGYRIQHDTSAPYQSREYNVSVTALTAKGQPFSYGWKFNVNAAPVTVTGIAVTTAPTKVTYTEGDNLNLQGMVITLARSNSSTEDVAFANFNSKGIVVTPANGTVLTTSNTKVTITHSETEKNTTQAITVNAVPVTVTGIAVETAPTKVTYTEGEKLDVHGLVITLLKSDSRTEDVTFADFGPNGISVNPVNGTVLATTNTLVTITHAESGKNTTQPITVNAAPIKVTSITINGAGNAMAVENGKTLQMYATVSPANAANKDVSWSVINGTGKATISQTGLLTATGVGTVTVRATATDGSGVLGTLNVMVTEVPVVVTNISVKTAPTKLTYTEDEALNLQGLIITLARSNSSTEDVAFANFNLRGIVVTPANGTVLTTTNTLVTITHTESGKSTTQAITVNAVPVTVTGIAVETAPTKVTYTEGEKLDVQGLVINLLKSDSSTEDVTFADFGPKGITVNPVNGTVLATTNTLITIFHTESGKSTTQSITVNAVPVTVTGITVKAAPTKVTYNEGEALNLQGMIITLAKSNSATEDVTFENFSSKGITVNPTNKTVLATTNRLVTINHNESGKSTTQVITVNAAQSPPPATSGGGGGGGGGSTGEKVENILLKDVSSVFVGKDAVRFDFKNPGSDIQYIEYTSLKNSGTITATIEMLKDRSIFAVSSPEGTVYRHVNIWVGKTGYATEANIIDPAIVFRVDNSWISNNDIDPASIILNRYSDGAWSKLPTEQTGSDADFLYFKAVTPGFSPFAITGESFENESTLQSTSETLFSTDSAENRVGALDGSSDPKATGAQAERTVPALSVIVTLIIVLFACFLLRKQ encoded by the coding sequence GTGCTCCTCCTCATCATTCCAATCGCCGGGGGCGATGAAAGTGGCACCTATGAAAACGATAATGCAAACATAATCCTTCTCAAAGCAGGCCCGATACATACAGATATTGTTCCCACTGCCAATGATCAGGAAATTGAGGAGGCCCCTGCTGCATCCATTGCTTCTTACTCTATTAGCACGACAGAGACTGACGATAACTGTGAAAGTTACTACATTGTGCAGTTTAATGGTCCAGTGCTTGAAGAATGGAAGGGCGAACTTGCCGGGACCGGAGCTGTCCTGTTCGATTATGTCCCAAATAATGCTTTTGTCGTGAGGATGGATCCTGCACAGAAAGAACAGGTGGATTCCCTTGATTTTGTGAAATGGACAGGGGAATACAGGGCATCGTACAAACACCAGATCAATACAGGAAAGGTCGCAACCTTGTCAATGTCCCCATCATCCTATGATGCTGCAGACCTTATTGTACTTCTTTTTGACGAGAACGAAAACCGGAATATACTGGGAAAGATTATTTCCCTGGATGCGGACATCGTGGAAAGCTCCCCTCGTATCCTCAGGGTCAGGATCGCCAGGGACAGGATCAATGATCTTGCAGCCATCGAAGGCATCTGCTGGATCGAAGAATATGCAGTACCGGTCGTTTTCAATGACGTTGCCGCCGGGATAGTCAACGTGAACCCTGTCCACGAGAATTACGGACTGAACGGTACAGGCCAAATAGTTGCTGTGTGCGATACGGGGCTGGATACGGGCGTCAATGATGAGTTCATTCATGAAGACATCAGGGGAAGGATTCTGAATATTTTTGACCTTGTCGGCGATGGCGCCGGTGACCAGCATGGACATGGTACGCATGTGACAGGGTCTGTGCTTGGGAATGGGGCACTGTCTGGTGGACAGTATAAAGGTATGGCTCATGAGGCATTGCTTGTGTTCCAGGCTGCAGGTACAGCCGGGGGAGAGCTAACAGGAATCCCGGCGGACCTGAATGTACTTTTCCAGCAGGCATACGATGAAGGTGCAAGAATCCATACTAATAGCTGGGGTTACACCTATGACGACGGGAACTATAGTCTTAACTCATGGCAGGTTGACACATTCATGTGGAATAATCCTGACATGCTCATACTGTTCTCAGCAGGGAACCAGGGAAAAGACCTTTATCAAAAATACGGAGTAATTGACCCTGACTCCATCACTCCTCCGGCAACAGCAAAGAACTGTCTTACAGTTGGTGCTTCGGAAAACTACAGGCCAACGCTTACCAATACATACGGATCTCAATGGTCATTTACTGTAAATCCCTTATACTCCGATTTGATTGCAAACAATACAGAAGGTATTGCAGCATTCAGCAGCAGAGGACCTACAGATGACGGAAGGATTAAACCGGACCTTGTTGCTCCTGGAACACAGATTATATCTATAAGATCCAGTTTGACAGGGACCGGCCATATCAGAATGAGCGGTACCAGCATGGCCACTCCACTCGTTGCGGGAGCAGCAGCACTTGCCAGGCAGTATTATACCGAAATAGAAGATTTGTCAAGCCCGAGTGCTGCACTGATTAAAGCCACCCTGATCAACGGTGCCCATGATATGACCCCCGGACAATACGGAACAGGAAATTACCAGGAGATCGAGGGCAGACCTGATTATTCACAGGGTTGGGGACGTGTTGACGTTGAGAATTCACTTTTCCCTGAGTATCCCAAGGTAACCGCATACCATGACCGGAATGCAGGTCTGGTTACTTCACAATCATGGAACACTGATTATGATTACATCAAAGATGGGGAGCCACTCAGAGCAACACTTGTGTGGACCGACTATCCGGGTTCTCCCGCTTCCGGGAAGGCACTTGTTAACAACCTTGATCTCTCAGTGACAGGCCCCGAGGCAACATATCAAGGAAATGGGGCTCCTGAATCACTCAATAATATAGAAGCGGTGGAGCTAGAAAGTACTTCACCCGGCAGTTATCAATTTACAGTGACCGGGGAAAACATACCACAAGGGCCACAACCCTTTGCACTGGTCCTTTCGTTCACCTGTGATAATAACTTATTCCCGGCACATGACTCCTATACATCGGACATCATGACCATAATAGCAACTGATGTTGTGCATCCGGGAGGAGTGAACCTAAGCTCCATAAGTATGGAGGTTAATGGTTCACCTGTATCTTACACGAATTCGGTCATAAATGGCGGATACAGGATACAGCACGATACTTCTGCCCCATACCAAAGCAGAGAATATAATGTGTCTGTGACGGCCCTGACAGCAAAAGGACAGCCGTTCTCATATGGATGGAAATTCAATGTGAACGCTGCACCTGTGACAGTGACAGGAATAGCAGTAACAACAGCTCCTACAAAAGTCACTTACACCGAAGGAGATAATCTCAATTTGCAGGGCATGGTAATAACTCTTGCCAGATCAAATTCAAGTACAGAAGATGTAGCGTTTGCAAACTTCAATTCGAAAGGAATTGTTGTGACTCCTGCAAACGGAACTGTTCTCACAACATCCAATACAAAGGTTACTATCACCCATAGTGAAACTGAGAAAAATACAACACAAGCAATCACTGTGAACGCTGTACCTGTAACAGTGACAGGAATAGCGGTAGAAACAGCTCCTACAAAAGTCACTTACACTGAAGGTGAGAAACTAGATGTTCACGGCCTGGTTATAACTCTGCTCAAATCAGATTCAAGAACAGAAGACGTAACTTTTGCAGACTTTGGACCAAATGGGATATCTGTTAATCCTGTAAATGGAACTGTTCTTGCAACAACCAACACATTGGTTACCATCACCCATGCTGAAAGCGGGAAAAACACGACGCAGCCAATTACAGTTAATGCTGCACCAATAAAGGTTACATCGATCACCATAAACGGAGCAGGGAATGCTATGGCAGTAGAGAATGGGAAAACACTGCAAATGTATGCAACAGTATCTCCTGCAAATGCAGCCAATAAGGACGTCTCATGGTCAGTGATAAATGGAACAGGGAAGGCCACAATCAGTCAAACAGGACTGTTGACAGCAACAGGAGTTGGGACAGTAACTGTCAGAGCGACAGCTACTGATGGTTCGGGCGTACTAGGCACTCTCAATGTTATGGTTACTGAAGTACCAGTGGTAGTAACTAATATTTCAGTCAAGACAGCGCCCACTAAGCTAACCTACACAGAAGATGAAGCTCTCAATCTACAGGGTTTGATAATAACTCTTGCCAGATCAAATTCAAGCACAGAAGATGTAGCGTTTGCAAACTTCAATTTGAGAGGAATTGTTGTGACTCCTGCAAACGGAACTGTTCTTACAACAACCAACACATTGGTTACCATCACCCATACTGAAAGCGGGAAAAGCACGACACAGGCGATCACTGTGAATGCTGTACCTGTAACAGTGACAGGAATAGCGGTAGAAACAGCTCCTACAAAAGTCACTTACACTGAAGGTGAGAAACTAGATGTTCAAGGCCTGGTTATAAATCTGCTCAAATCAGATTCAAGCACAGAAGACGTGACTTTTGCAGACTTTGGACCAAAAGGAATAACTGTTAATCCTGTAAATGGAACTGTTCTTGCAACAACTAACACACTGATTACTATCTTCCATACTGAAAGTGGGAAAAGCACGACACAGTCAATCACTGTAAACGCTGTACCTGTAACAGTGACAGGTATAACAGTAAAAGCAGCTCCCACAAAAGTCACTTACAATGAAGGTGAAGCTCTCAATCTACAGGGTATGATAATAACTCTTGCAAAATCAAATTCGGCTACTGAAGATGTAACGTTTGAAAACTTCAGCTCAAAAGGAATAACGGTAAATCCTACAAATAAAACAGTTCTTGCAACGACCAACAGATTGGTCACCATCAACCATAATGAAAGCGGGAAAAGCACGACACAGGTAATTACTGTGAATGCTGCACAGTCCCCACCCCCAGCAACAAGTGGTGGAGGAGGCGGTGGAGGAGGCGGTTCCACAGGAGAAAAGGTAGAGAATATACTATTGAAAGACGTAAGTTCTGTCTTTGTTGGCAAGGATGCCGTCAGGTTTGACTTCAAAAACCCTGGCAGCGACATACAGTATATAGAATATACCTCCCTGAAGAACTCGGGAACCATAACAGCAACCATAGAAATGTTAAAGGATCGCTCCATCTTTGCCGTTTCGTCGCCTGAGGGAACTGTGTACAGGCACGTAAATATCTGGGTGGGGAAAACCGGATATGCCACCGAGGCAAACATTATTGATCCGGCGATTGTATTCAGAGTTGATAATAGTTGGATAAGCAACAATGACATTGATCCGGCCTCTATTATTCTTAACAGATACAGTGACGGTGCGTGGAGCAAACTGCCCACCGAACAGACAGGTTCGGACGCAGATTTCCTATACTTCAAGGCAGTAACACCGGGATTTTCTCCTTTTGCGATCACCGGTGAAAGCTTCGAAAATGAATCAACACTACAAAGCACATCTGAGACACTGTTCTCCACAGACTCTGCAGAGAACAGAGTAGGTGCCCTGGATGGTTCCAGTGACCCAAAAGCGACTGGAGCTCAAGCCGAGAGAACAGTACCCGCTCTTTCTGTTA